Proteins encoded by one window of Salvia splendens isolate huo1 chromosome 5, SspV2, whole genome shotgun sequence:
- the LOC121804771 gene encoding casein kinase 1-like protein 2 isoform X2: MEPRVGNKYRLGRKIGSGSFGEIYLGTNIQTNDEVAIKLENVKTKHPQLLYESKLYRILQGGTGVPNVRWFGVEGDYNVLVMDLLGPSLEDLFNFCSRKLSLKTVLMLADQMINRVEFVHSKSFLHRDIKPDNFLMGLGRRANQVYVIDFGLAKKYRDSSNHQHIPYRENKNLTGTARYASMNTHLGIEQSRRDDLESLGFVLMYFLRGSLPWQGLKAGTKKQKYEKISEKKVSTSIEALCRGYPTEVASYFHYCRSLRFEDKPDYAYLKRIFRDLFIREGFQFDYVFDWTILKYQQSQMAAPPSRPLGPGAGTSSALPPAIPSGERLPGDEEGRVVGTSSGDPSGRRSGQISNARMSREKSPAAIDSASKDALLSNSTFFGRSSGTLRRGTVSGSRETFTLGNDSDPSRSRTPEASPATANKTSSGQRSFPLGGSSNAKHTSSGMNNSGIKNYDSTIKGIESLHFDDEERFH; the protein is encoded by the exons ATGGAGCCGCGAGTTGGAAACAAGTATCGATTGGGTCGGAAGATTGGCAGTGGATCTTTTGGAGAGATCTATCTTG GGACAAATATTCAGACTAATGATGAAGTGGCAATTAAGCTA GAAAATGTGAAGACAAAACATCCTCAATTGCTCTATGAGTCAAAATTGTACAGAATTTTACAAGGCGGAA CTGGGGTACCAAATGTAAGATGGTTTGGCGTCGAAGGAGACTACAATGTTTTGGTTATGGACTTGCTCGGGCCCAGTCTTGAAGATCTTTTCAATTTTTGCAGTAGGAAACTCTCTCTGAAGACAGTTCTCATGCTCGCTGATCAAATG ATTAATCGTGTTGAGTTCGTTCATTCAAAATCATTTTTACATCGAGATATCAAGCCAGATAATTTCCTTATGGGCTTGGGACGACGTGCCAATCAG GTCTACGTCATTGATTTCGGTCTGGCAAAGAAATACAGGGACAGTTCTAATCATCAACATATTCCTTACAG GGAGAACAAAAACTTGACTGGCACCGCACGATATGCCAGTATGAATACTCACCTGGGTATAG AACAAAGCAGGAGAGATGATTTGGAATCTCTCGGATTTGTGCTGATGTACTTCTTAAGAGGAAG CCTTCCTTGGCAGGGACTAAAAGCAGGAACTAAGAAacaaaaatatgagaaaataagTGAGAAAAAGGTCTCAACCTCTATTGAG GCTTTGTGCAGGGGTTATCCAACCGAGGTAGCATCATATTTTCATTATTGCCGTTCACTGCGCTTCGAAGATAAACCAGATTATGCTTATCTTAAGAGGATATTCCGTGACCTCTTCATTCGTGAAG GTTTCCAGTTTGATTATGTTTTTGACTGGACCATCTTGAAGTATCAGCAGTCCCAGATGGCTGCTCCTCCTTCACGTCCTCTG GGTCCAGGAGCTGGGACAAGCTCAGCTTTACCCCCTGCGATTCCCAGTGGTGAACGGCTGCCTG GTGATGAAGAAGGAAGGGTAGTTGGCACTTCTTCAGGAGATCCTTCAGGAAGAAGATCTGGACAGATTTCAAATGCTAGAATGTCCAGAGAGAAGAGTCCAGCTGCAATTGATTCAGCAAGCAAGGATGCTTTG CTCTCAAACTCCACCTTCTTCGGAAGGTCTAGTGGAACACTTAGACGTGGGACTGTTTCTGGAAGCCGCGAAACTTTTACTTTAGGAAATGATTCTGATCCTAGTCGCTCTCGGACCCCTGAGGCTAGTCCAGCTACTGCAAACAAAACATCAAGTGGACAAAGAAGCTTTCCGCTTGGTGGATCCTCCAATGCAAAGCATACTTCTTCTGGGATGAATAATTCTGGCATTAAGAATTATGATTCTACAATAAAGGGCATCGAGAGTTTGCATTTTGATGATGAAGAGAGGTTTCACTGA
- the LOC121804771 gene encoding casein kinase 1-like protein 2 isoform X1 codes for MEPRVGNKYRLGRKIGSGSFGEIYLGTNIQTNDEVAIKLENVKTKHPQLLYESKLYRILQGGTGVPNVRWFGVEGDYNVLVMDLLGPSLEDLFNFCSRKLSLKTVLMLADQMINRVEFVHSKSFLHRDIKPDNFLMGLGRRANQVYVIDFGLAKKYRDSSNHQHIPYRENKNLTGTARYASMNTHLGIEQSRRDDLESLGFVLMYFLRGSLPWQGLKAGTKKQKYEKISEKKVSTSIEALCRGYPTEVASYFHYCRSLRFEDKPDYAYLKRIFRDLFIREGFQFDYVFDWTILKYQQSQMAAPPSRPLGPGAGTSSALPPAIPSGERLPAGDEEGRVVGTSSGDPSGRRSGQISNARMSREKSPAAIDSASKDALLSNSTFFGRSSGTLRRGTVSGSRETFTLGNDSDPSRSRTPEASPATANKTSSGQRSFPLGGSSNAKHTSSGMNNSGIKNYDSTIKGIESLHFDDEERFH; via the exons ATGGAGCCGCGAGTTGGAAACAAGTATCGATTGGGTCGGAAGATTGGCAGTGGATCTTTTGGAGAGATCTATCTTG GGACAAATATTCAGACTAATGATGAAGTGGCAATTAAGCTA GAAAATGTGAAGACAAAACATCCTCAATTGCTCTATGAGTCAAAATTGTACAGAATTTTACAAGGCGGAA CTGGGGTACCAAATGTAAGATGGTTTGGCGTCGAAGGAGACTACAATGTTTTGGTTATGGACTTGCTCGGGCCCAGTCTTGAAGATCTTTTCAATTTTTGCAGTAGGAAACTCTCTCTGAAGACAGTTCTCATGCTCGCTGATCAAATG ATTAATCGTGTTGAGTTCGTTCATTCAAAATCATTTTTACATCGAGATATCAAGCCAGATAATTTCCTTATGGGCTTGGGACGACGTGCCAATCAG GTCTACGTCATTGATTTCGGTCTGGCAAAGAAATACAGGGACAGTTCTAATCATCAACATATTCCTTACAG GGAGAACAAAAACTTGACTGGCACCGCACGATATGCCAGTATGAATACTCACCTGGGTATAG AACAAAGCAGGAGAGATGATTTGGAATCTCTCGGATTTGTGCTGATGTACTTCTTAAGAGGAAG CCTTCCTTGGCAGGGACTAAAAGCAGGAACTAAGAAacaaaaatatgagaaaataagTGAGAAAAAGGTCTCAACCTCTATTGAG GCTTTGTGCAGGGGTTATCCAACCGAGGTAGCATCATATTTTCATTATTGCCGTTCACTGCGCTTCGAAGATAAACCAGATTATGCTTATCTTAAGAGGATATTCCGTGACCTCTTCATTCGTGAAG GTTTCCAGTTTGATTATGTTTTTGACTGGACCATCTTGAAGTATCAGCAGTCCCAGATGGCTGCTCCTCCTTCACGTCCTCTG GGTCCAGGAGCTGGGACAAGCTCAGCTTTACCCCCTGCGATTCCCAGTGGTGAACGGCTGCCTG CAGGTGATGAAGAAGGAAGGGTAGTTGGCACTTCTTCAGGAGATCCTTCAGGAAGAAGATCTGGACAGATTTCAAATGCTAGAATGTCCAGAGAGAAGAGTCCAGCTGCAATTGATTCAGCAAGCAAGGATGCTTTG CTCTCAAACTCCACCTTCTTCGGAAGGTCTAGTGGAACACTTAGACGTGGGACTGTTTCTGGAAGCCGCGAAACTTTTACTTTAGGAAATGATTCTGATCCTAGTCGCTCTCGGACCCCTGAGGCTAGTCCAGCTACTGCAAACAAAACATCAAGTGGACAAAGAAGCTTTCCGCTTGGTGGATCCTCCAATGCAAAGCATACTTCTTCTGGGATGAATAATTCTGGCATTAAGAATTATGATTCTACAATAAAGGGCATCGAGAGTTTGCATTTTGATGATGAAGAGAGGTTTCACTGA
- the LOC121804782 gene encoding uncharacterized protein LOC121804782 isoform X3, with protein MLGVLPRRYKVPSMEDLLLDKFACGKVEFIGFEFLREVGIGPMSNRTFSKGKLNKEVVKVFSCVILGGMAAEHLLFGYSELLHSDVEKFARG; from the exons ATGCTCGGGGTCTTGCCTAGACGATACAAAGTACCGAGCATGGAGGATCTATTGCTGGACAAGTTTGCTTGTGGGAAGGTGGAATTTATTGGCTTTGAATTTCTTAGGGAA GTTGGCATTGGTCCCATGTCAAATAGAACCTTCTCCAAAGGGAAGCTTAATAAAGAG GTTGTCAAAGTTTTTTCATGTGTGATACTTGGTGGCATGGCAGCAGAACACCTGCTATTTGGATACTCGGAGTTACTGCACTCAGATGTTGAGAAG TTTGCCAGAGGTTGA
- the LOC121804782 gene encoding uncharacterized protein LOC121804782 isoform X2, which translates to MLGVLPRRYKVPSMEDLLLDKFACGKVEFIGFEFLREVGIGPMSNRTFSKGKLNKEVVKVFSCVILGGMAAEHLLFGYSELLHSDVEKLQASLPEVDFAHRQAAEATVFILSSQMEALSRVVAEAMALGGSVGFCIETIEHTLSLNNKL; encoded by the exons ATGCTCGGGGTCTTGCCTAGACGATACAAAGTACCGAGCATGGAGGATCTATTGCTGGACAAGTTTGCTTGTGGGAAGGTGGAATTTATTGGCTTTGAATTTCTTAGGGAA GTTGGCATTGGTCCCATGTCAAATAGAACCTTCTCCAAAGGGAAGCTTAATAAAGAG GTTGTCAAAGTTTTTTCATGTGTGATACTTGGTGGCATGGCAGCAGAACACCTGCTATTTGGATACTCGGAGTTACTGCACTCAGATGTTGAGAAG CTGCAAGCCAGTTTGCCAGAGGTTGATTTTGCGCATAGGCAGGCTGCAGAAGCTACGGTCTTCATATTATCTTCTCAAATGGAAGCTCTATCTAGGGTAGTAGCTGAGGCCATGGCTTTGGGTGGATCAGTTGGTTTTTGCATTGAGACCATTGAGCATACGTTAAGCCTGAACAATAAGCTGTGA
- the LOC121804782 gene encoding uncharacterized protein LOC121804782 isoform X1: protein MLGVLPRRYKVPSMEDLLLDKFACGKVEFIGFEFLREVGIGPMSNRTFSKGKLNKEVVKVFSCVILGGMAAEHLLFGYSELLHSDVEKVSSVGASVYTMLSSYLYVQLTEDCQLQASLPEVDFAHRQAAEATVFILSSQMEALSRVVAEAMALGGSVGFCIETIEHTLSLNNKL from the exons ATGCTCGGGGTCTTGCCTAGACGATACAAAGTACCGAGCATGGAGGATCTATTGCTGGACAAGTTTGCTTGTGGGAAGGTGGAATTTATTGGCTTTGAATTTCTTAGGGAA GTTGGCATTGGTCCCATGTCAAATAGAACCTTCTCCAAAGGGAAGCTTAATAAAGAG GTTGTCAAAGTTTTTTCATGTGTGATACTTGGTGGCATGGCAGCAGAACACCTGCTATTTGGATACTCGGAGTTACTGCACTCAGATGTTGAGAAGGTCAGTTCAGTTGGCGCATCTGTTTATACAATGCTTTCGTCGTATTTGTATGTGCAACTAACAGAAGATTGTCAGCTGCAAGCCAGTTTGCCAGAGGTTGATTTTGCGCATAGGCAGGCTGCAGAAGCTACGGTCTTCATATTATCTTCTCAAATGGAAGCTCTATCTAGGGTAGTAGCTGAGGCCATGGCTTTGGGTGGATCAGTTGGTTTTTGCATTGAGACCATTGAGCATACGTTAAGCCTGAACAATAAGCTGTGA